From bacterium, the proteins below share one genomic window:
- the rodA gene encoding rod shape-determining protein RodA, translating into MSALRVDRGRGQHFDWVLAGMVLLLMGMGIVNLVSAAASGVEGGSDIVSRQMMVMGLGLFVIAVVVLIDYRHYDRFAYFLYGGTVALLLLTLAIAEETRGARAWLFGGRFQPSELAKIGMVVALAHWFGRNPPSTIHRLRDLFVPGLIVAIPVGLIVAQKDLGVAVLTLLIGLTLLPMVHVPLRAWVGLAMLGAAGLAALWQYGLKPYQQERILGFLDPSRDPLSSGYQQMQSKIAVGSGGLFGTGWQEGTQTQLRFLPTQHTDFAFSVLAEEWGFLGSSFALGVYAAMLLWGLLIARNSKDAFGAVLAIGLVGTLLWPAAINVAMVLGLAPVIGVPLPLFSYGGSALLSTSIVIGLLLNVSMRRYVF; encoded by the coding sequence ATGAGCGCGCTGCGCGTCGATCGCGGTCGGGGTCAGCATTTCGACTGGGTGCTCGCCGGGATGGTCCTGCTCCTGATGGGCATGGGCATCGTGAATCTCGTCTCGGCGGCGGCCTCGGGCGTCGAGGGCGGCTCGGACATCGTGAGCCGTCAGATGATGGTCATGGGCCTCGGGCTCTTCGTGATCGCCGTGGTCGTCCTGATCGACTACCGCCACTACGACCGCTTCGCGTATTTCCTCTACGGCGGCACGGTCGCGCTCCTGCTGCTCACCCTCGCCATCGCCGAGGAGACCCGGGGCGCCCGCGCCTGGCTCTTCGGCGGGCGCTTCCAGCCTTCGGAGCTCGCCAAGATCGGCATGGTAGTCGCGCTCGCCCACTGGTTCGGTCGCAACCCGCCCTCGACGATCCATCGCCTGCGGGACCTCTTCGTGCCCGGCCTGATCGTGGCGATCCCCGTCGGCCTGATCGTGGCGCAGAAGGACCTCGGCGTGGCGGTGCTCACGCTCCTGATCGGGTTGACGCTCCTGCCGATGGTGCACGTTCCGCTCCGGGCATGGGTGGGGCTCGCGATGCTCGGAGCGGCGGGGCTCGCCGCGCTCTGGCAGTACGGCCTCAAGCCCTACCAGCAGGAGCGGATTCTCGGCTTCCTCGATCCGTCCCGCGACCCGCTCTCGTCGGGCTACCAGCAGATGCAGTCGAAGATCGCCGTCGGATCCGGGGGGCTCTTCGGCACCGGTTGGCAGGAAGGGACACAGACCCAGCTCCGCTTCCTGCCGACCCAGCACACGGACTTCGCGTTCTCGGTCCTCGCCGAGGAGTGGGGCTTCCTGGGCTCGAGCTTCGCGCTCGGCGTCTACGCGGCGATGCTCCTGTGGGGGCTGCTGATCGCCCGCAACTCGAAGGACGCTTTCGGTGCGGTGCTCGCGATCGGGCTCGTGGGGACGCTGCTCTGGCCTGCGGCGATCAACGTCGCGATGGTGCTCGGGCTGGCGCCGGTGATCGGCGTGCCGCTGCCGCTCTTCTCGTACGGCGGGTCCGCGCTGCTCTCCACGTCGATCGTGATCGGGCTGTTGTTGAACGTCTCGATGCGGCGTTACGTTTTCTAG
- the mrdA gene encoding penicillin-binding protein 2 — protein MNDPFGDTRLSNTSDGPGDIRLWPVALIVIAIFGLFTVRLFQLQILQGDDLASRSQANYVRTVRLEAQRGSIVDREGRTIAASRLAYGVDVIPHEVRNPWRTYSVLGQILAEDPEALSERVGQPRGRRRFQPVSLAKDLSREAWAKVDAHRYAMPGVELRRQPLREYVYGPMAAQLLGTLGEIGSSELAEESYADYRSGETIGKTGIEATNEHHLRGRAGGENRVVDVAGREIETIDMIEPTPGGRLVLSLDLDLQRVAEEAFRRPPLPPDPEDPDAGPRPQPDFMGALVAMDPRTGDVLALVSAPSYDANAFAGGVDRETWRDLNRDEWRPLRNRAIAGVYPPGSTYKAIVAAAGLAEGVIDETTVVPCPGHFRLGRRVYRCWKRAGHGPVDLAGALAGSCDVYFYELGKTLGVETLARYARLFGLGRPTGLAVRGEVGGLVPTPEWKMRVRGERWIDGETISLSIGQGANLTTPIQLAVAYSVIANGGHVVEPRIVLRRETWDGRVLDENPPIVRERSVIAPAILELVTRGLSKVVQDPSGTGRRAAVPGINVAGKSGTTQVVSLDLIEGLEPEEVPLKYRDHALFAAFAPVEAPEIVVVAVAEHAGLGGGAVAAPMVQKVFAEYFRKKEKRVPTQVAGIAIDPALFAVADSAGAEAEAEEVVQ, from the coding sequence GTGAACGACCCCTTCGGCGACACCCGACTCTCGAATACCTCGGACGGTCCCGGGGACATCCGGCTCTGGCCGGTCGCGCTGATCGTGATCGCGATCTTCGGCCTGTTCACGGTCCGGCTCTTCCAGCTGCAGATCCTCCAGGGCGACGATCTCGCGAGCCGGTCCCAGGCCAACTACGTGCGGACGGTCCGGCTCGAGGCCCAGCGGGGCTCGATCGTGGATCGCGAGGGGCGGACGATCGCGGCGAGCCGTCTCGCCTACGGCGTCGACGTGATTCCCCACGAAGTGCGCAATCCGTGGCGGACGTACTCCGTGCTCGGACAGATCCTGGCAGAGGATCCCGAGGCGCTCTCCGAGCGCGTCGGCCAGCCGCGCGGCCGTCGCCGCTTCCAGCCGGTCTCCCTCGCGAAGGATCTATCCCGCGAGGCCTGGGCGAAGGTCGATGCCCATCGTTATGCGATGCCCGGCGTGGAGCTGCGTCGCCAGCCCCTTCGCGAGTACGTCTATGGACCGATGGCCGCGCAGCTGCTGGGCACCCTCGGCGAAATCGGCTCGAGCGAGCTCGCCGAAGAGTCCTATGCCGACTACCGCTCGGGGGAAACGATCGGGAAGACCGGAATCGAGGCCACGAACGAACATCATCTGCGCGGTCGCGCGGGCGGCGAGAACCGCGTGGTCGACGTCGCCGGACGTGAGATCGAGACGATCGACATGATCGAGCCGACGCCCGGCGGTCGACTCGTCCTCTCCCTCGATCTCGACCTCCAGCGCGTCGCCGAGGAGGCGTTCCGACGCCCGCCGCTGCCGCCGGATCCGGAAGACCCCGACGCCGGCCCTCGTCCGCAGCCGGACTTCATGGGGGCGCTCGTCGCGATGGACCCGCGGACCGGCGACGTGCTCGCCCTGGTCTCGGCCCCGTCCTACGACGCGAACGCCTTCGCCGGCGGGGTTGATCGCGAGACCTGGCGCGACCTCAACCGCGACGAGTGGCGTCCCCTCCGCAATCGCGCGATCGCCGGCGTGTATCCACCGGGCTCGACCTACAAGGCGATCGTCGCGGCGGCCGGCCTCGCCGAGGGCGTGATCGACGAGACGACGGTCGTGCCCTGTCCCGGGCATTTCCGGCTGGGACGCCGCGTCTACCGTTGTTGGAAGCGCGCGGGCCACGGGCCGGTCGATCTCGCCGGGGCGCTCGCCGGGAGCTGCGACGTCTACTTCTACGAGCTCGGGAAGACGCTCGGCGTCGAGACCCTCGCCCGATATGCGCGCCTCTTCGGGCTGGGACGACCGACGGGGCTCGCGGTTCGCGGCGAGGTCGGCGGCCTCGTGCCGACGCCGGAGTGGAAGATGCGGGTGCGGGGGGAGCGCTGGATCGACGGCGAGACGATCTCGCTCTCGATCGGGCAGGGCGCGAACCTGACGACGCCGATCCAGCTGGCCGTCGCCTACTCCGTGATCGCGAACGGCGGCCACGTCGTCGAGCCGCGGATCGTACTGCGGCGCGAGACCTGGGACGGACGGGTCCTCGACGAGAACCCGCCGATCGTCCGCGAACGATCGGTGATCGCGCCGGCGATCCTCGAGCTCGTGACCCGCGGCCTCTCGAAGGTCGTGCAGGACCCGAGCGGCACGGGCCGTCGGGCCGCCGTTCCCGGCATCAACGTCGCGGGCAAGTCCGGGACGACGCAGGTCGTGAGCCTCGACCTGATCGAAGGGCTCGAGCCGGAGGAGGTCCCGCTCAAGTATCGGGACCACGCGCTCTTCGCGGCCTTCGCCCCGGTCGAGGCGCCGGAGATCGTGGTGGTCGCCGTGGCCGAGCATGCGGGGCTCGGCGGCGGCGCCGTGGCGGCACCGATGGTCCAGAAGGTCTTCGCCGAGTACTTCCGGAAGAAGGAGAAGCGGGTGCCGACCCAGGTCGCCGGGATCGCGATCGATCCCGCGCTCTTCGCGGTCGCTGACAGCGCCGGGGCCGAGGCAGAAGCCGAGGAGGTCGTGCAATGA
- the mreC gene encoding rod shape-determining protein MreC, which translates to MGDLFKRLAAPLVVVFLVLLTIVSMVGDRRAREDGGRDLPWWQASLLEITAPIERLVSAPFVATRDFYDGYVDLIGVRAENRRLERRIAEIEAENLQFREALVASGHLGRVASMRDEVEIPMLPAEVVGLDVAPWFRSVLVDRGTQHGVEPGQPVITHEGVVGVVTATSGHAAKTMLLLDRQSAVDALVQRSRARGVVRGVGRDRLEFEFVVRGADVVEGDEVVTSGLGGVYPKGLRLGRVAELRDSGGRLTRIAVIEPAVDLGQLEQVFVMLRRGPQMDLLYQPNLPLEDLDGPAPVGAPPPDEATDGDGEEGR; encoded by the coding sequence TTGGGGGATCTGTTCAAACGCCTCGCGGCGCCTCTGGTCGTCGTGTTCCTGGTTCTGCTGACCATCGTCTCGATGGTGGGCGACCGGCGAGCGCGCGAAGACGGCGGTCGCGACCTGCCCTGGTGGCAGGCGTCGCTCCTCGAGATCACCGCGCCGATCGAGCGACTCGTCTCCGCGCCCTTCGTCGCGACCCGCGACTTCTACGACGGCTACGTGGATCTGATCGGCGTGCGTGCCGAGAACCGTCGGCTCGAACGTCGCATCGCGGAGATCGAAGCGGAGAACCTGCAGTTCCGGGAAGCGCTCGTCGCGAGTGGCCATCTCGGTCGCGTGGCCTCCATGCGGGACGAGGTCGAGATTCCGATGCTGCCCGCGGAGGTCGTCGGTCTCGACGTCGCGCCGTGGTTCCGGTCGGTGCTCGTCGATCGGGGGACACAGCACGGTGTCGAGCCGGGTCAGCCCGTGATCACCCACGAGGGCGTGGTCGGCGTCGTGACGGCGACCTCCGGGCACGCGGCCAAGACGATGCTCCTGCTCGATCGGCAGAGCGCGGTCGACGCGCTGGTCCAGCGGAGCCGCGCGCGGGGGGTCGTGCGTGGGGTCGGTCGCGATCGGCTCGAGTTCGAGTTCGTGGTGCGCGGCGCGGACGTCGTCGAGGGCGACGAGGTCGTGACCTCCGGGCTCGGGGGCGTCTATCCGAAGGGACTGCGGCTCGGCCGGGTCGCCGAGCTGCGGGATTCGGGCGGCCGTCTCACCCGCATCGCGGTCATCGAGCCCGCCGTCGACCTCGGGCAGCTCGAGCAGGTCTTCGTGATGCTGCGCCGCGGTCCCCAGATGGACCTGCTCTATCAGCCGAACCTTCCGCTCGAGGATCTCGACGGACCGGCGCCGGTGGGCGCGCCGCCGCCGGACGAGGCGACGGACGGAGATGGAGAGGAAGGGCGATGA
- a CDS encoding rod shape-determining protein: protein MIDTVLGWFSSDLAIDLGTANTLVYVKGRGIVVSEPSVVAVSRDARGPDKVRAVGKAAKDMLGRTPGHIVAIRPLKEGVIADFDITEAMLRYFIRRVHDRRTMVRPRIVIAVPSGITEVEKRAVRESAMLAGAREVYLIEEPMAAAIGAGLPVTEPSGNMIIDIGGGTTEVAVISLSGVVYSNSVRVGGDKMDEAIINYVKRKYNLLIGERSAEYIKIRIGTAYPTDSMDSIEVKGRDLVLGVPKTLEIKSEEVREALAEPVNAIVEAVKMALEKTPPELSADIVDKGIVLVGGGSMLANLDVLLRETTGLPVMLAEDPLTAVAVGTGRCLDELRLLKEVTIRSSVS, encoded by the coding sequence ATCATCGACACCGTCCTCGGCTGGTTCTCGAGCGATCTGGCAATCGACCTCGGCACGGCGAATACCCTCGTCTACGTGAAGGGACGCGGGATCGTGGTCTCGGAGCCGTCGGTCGTCGCGGTCTCGCGCGATGCGCGCGGGCCGGACAAGGTGCGCGCGGTCGGGAAGGCGGCGAAGGACATGTTAGGCCGGACGCCGGGCCACATCGTCGCGATCCGCCCGCTCAAGGAAGGCGTCATCGCGGACTTCGACATCACCGAAGCGATGCTCCGCTACTTCATCCGGCGCGTGCACGATCGACGCACGATGGTCCGTCCGCGGATCGTGATCGCCGTGCCGTCGGGAATCACCGAGGTCGAGAAGCGGGCCGTTCGGGAGAGCGCGATGCTCGCCGGTGCGCGCGAGGTCTACCTGATCGAAGAGCCGATGGCGGCGGCGATCGGTGCCGGCCTTCCGGTGACCGAGCCCTCGGGCAACATGATCATCGACATCGGCGGCGGCACGACCGAGGTCGCGGTGATCTCCCTCTCCGGCGTCGTCTACTCGAACTCGGTTCGGGTCGGCGGCGACAAGATGGACGAGGCGATCATTAACTACGTGAAGCGCAAGTACAACCTGCTGATCGGCGAGCGCTCCGCGGAGTACATCAAGATCCGGATCGGCACGGCGTACCCGACCGACTCGATGGACTCGATCGAGGTCAAGGGTCGCGACCTGGTCCTCGGCGTTCCGAAGACGCTCGAGATCAAGAGCGAGGAAGTGCGCGAGGCGCTGGCGGAGCCGGTGAACGCGATCGTCGAGGCCGTGAAGATGGCCCTCGAGAAGACGCCCCCGGAGCTCTCGGCGGACATCGTCGACAAGGGAATCGTGCTGGTCGGGGGTGGCTCGATGCTCGCCAATCTCGACGTGTTGCTGCGCGAGACGACGGGGCTTCCGGTCATGCTCGCGGAGGATCCGCTGACGGCGGTCGCGGTCGGCACCGGACGCTGCCTGGACGAGCTTCGCCTCCTGAAGGAAGTCACGATCCGCTCCAGCGTGAGCTGA
- a CDS encoding SurA N-terminal domain-containing protein, giving the protein MLESFRKGQRWLTLIFVASIGGVFIFFFGSGGGGIGPSTPTGNAIVQLDDVQLMQRDFQRVSSQREQQLREQLGAAYEQLNADQIVASQALQQLVNGLVLAAAARDMGLHVTTDEVRRVVQASPAFINAEGRFSPDAFNNYAQSLYGTQRNFIQAFTRDLLGQKLLELLTAQTTVSDDEIDLATRYALEEVRIAYASIDAETLPEDETLPEEAVEAWAEENEDALRETFNARAESLATPEQVRARHILVQVPVGDDDEEIAEAKVRAEAARSRIELGEDFEVVAGEVSDDVGTKSLGGDLGLFARGSNDPALDEAAFSLEVGELSEVIRSGVGWHIVRVDEKVEAEPATWQGQRLALAREGARAERAAAWAQERAELLVQAIGRGSSLEDAARDAGMTLERPPALTRRPDGFVPGLGAAEDLLTAAFTLDEGESSDEIFDVAGRKVLIQVLERTVADEDTIAERRDENRSTALVQKQNAVVEAWMADYRRQLEEAGRLKINAALALGS; this is encoded by the coding sequence TTGCTCGAATCGTTCCGCAAAGGCCAGCGCTGGCTCACGCTCATCTTCGTCGCGTCCATCGGCGGCGTCTTCATCTTCTTCTTCGGAAGCGGCGGCGGCGGGATCGGGCCGTCGACCCCCACGGGTAACGCGATCGTCCAGCTCGACGACGTCCAGCTGATGCAGCGCGACTTCCAGCGCGTGTCGAGCCAACGTGAGCAGCAGCTGCGCGAGCAGCTCGGTGCTGCCTACGAGCAGCTGAATGCGGACCAGATCGTCGCCTCCCAGGCGCTTCAGCAGCTGGTGAACGGCCTGGTCCTGGCGGCGGCCGCTCGGGACATGGGACTGCATGTCACCACCGACGAGGTCCGCCGCGTCGTCCAGGCGAGCCCGGCGTTCATCAACGCCGAGGGCAGGTTCAGTCCCGATGCCTTCAACAACTACGCCCAGAGCCTCTACGGCACCCAGCGCAACTTCATCCAGGCCTTCACCCGGGACCTGCTCGGTCAGAAGCTGCTCGAGCTCCTGACCGCGCAGACGACCGTGAGCGACGACGAGATCGACCTCGCGACCCGCTACGCCCTGGAGGAGGTCCGGATCGCCTACGCGTCGATCGACGCCGAGACGCTGCCCGAGGACGAAACGCTGCCCGAGGAGGCGGTGGAAGCGTGGGCCGAGGAGAACGAGGACGCGCTCCGTGAGACCTTCAATGCGAGGGCAGAATCCCTCGCCACCCCGGAGCAGGTCCGGGCCCGCCACATCCTGGTCCAGGTCCCGGTGGGCGACGACGACGAAGAGATCGCGGAGGCCAAGGTCCGGGCCGAGGCGGCCCGGAGCCGGATCGAGCTCGGCGAAGACTTCGAGGTCGTCGCCGGCGAGGTGTCCGACGACGTCGGCACGAAGAGCCTCGGCGGCGATCTCGGCCTCTTCGCCCGGGGCTCGAACGACCCCGCCCTCGACGAGGCGGCCTTCAGCCTGGAGGTGGGCGAGCTCTCCGAGGTGATCCGCTCCGGCGTCGGCTGGCACATCGTCCGGGTCGACGAGAAGGTCGAGGCCGAACCCGCCACCTGGCAGGGCCAGCGCCTGGCGCTGGCCCGGGAGGGGGCGCGCGCCGAACGCGCCGCCGCGTGGGCGCAGGAGCGCGCCGAGCTCCTGGTCCAGGCGATCGGCCGCGGCAGCTCACTGGAGGACGCAGCCCGCGATGCGGGCATGACCCTCGAACGTCCCCCGGCGCTCACGCGACGCCCCGACGGCTTCGTGCCGGGACTGGGTGCCGCCGAGGACCTGCTGACCGCAGCGTTCACCCTGGACGAAGGCGAGAGCAGCGACGAGATCTTCGACGTCGCGGGTCGCAAGGTGCTGATCCAGGTCCTCGAGCGGACGGTCGCCGACGAGGACACGATCGCCGAGCGTCGCGACGAGAACCGCTCCACGGCCCTCGTGCAGAAGCAGAACGCGGTGGTCGAAGCCTGGATGGCCGACTACCGGCGCCAGCTCGAAGAAGCCGGCCGCCTGAAGATCAACGCCGCCCTCGCCCTCGGCAGCTGA
- the folE gene encoding GTP cyclohydrolase I FolE — protein sequence MSANDDDMPDPIEGFVHGMLKELGEDPGRDGLQKTPSRVAKAMRFFTQGYAQDPADILTGALFDVDYDEMVLVRDIDFYSQCEHHMVPFFGRAHVAYIPNGKVVGLSKVPRTVEIFARRLQVQERLTMQIAETIEQVLKPQGVGVVVEAKHLCMMMRGVQKQNSYTVTSSMRGTFESDSKTRSEFMALIRQAKESFA from the coding sequence ATGAGCGCGAACGACGACGACATGCCGGACCCGATCGAGGGCTTCGTCCACGGCATGCTGAAGGAGCTCGGCGAGGACCCGGGTCGAGACGGACTGCAGAAGACGCCGAGCCGCGTCGCCAAGGCGATGCGCTTCTTCACGCAGGGCTACGCGCAGGACCCCGCCGACATCCTGACGGGCGCGCTCTTCGACGTCGACTACGACGAGATGGTGCTCGTCCGCGACATCGACTTCTACAGCCAGTGCGAGCACCACATGGTGCCCTTCTTCGGCCGCGCCCACGTGGCCTACATCCCGAACGGCAAGGTCGTCGGTCTGTCGAAGGTGCCGCGCACGGTCGAAATCTTCGCGCGTCGTCTGCAGGTGCAGGAGCGGCTCACGATGCAGATCGCCGAGACGATCGAGCAGGTGCTCAAGCCTCAGGGGGTGGGCGTCGTCGTCGAGGCGAAGCACCTCTGCATGATGATGCGCGGCGTCCAGAAGCAGAACAGCTACACCGTCACGAGCTCCATGCGCGGGACCTTCGAATCGGATTCGAAGACGCGCAGCGAGTTCATGGCGCTGATCCGCCAGGCGAAGGAATCCTTCGCCTGA
- the lexA gene encoding transcriptional repressor LexA: MPETPDSASVTDLSGARSAALTRRQREIFDFISGFVAEQGYSPSLEEIAAAFGLSSVATVHKHVKHLVDKGYLRKAWNRSRSVEPVPEEEAPESVHLPILGTVAAGRPIEAIEPDAAVAEQVAVPMEMVPGRTDHYVLRVRGDSMIEDQICDGDLVVIEGRSEARNGETVVALVDGDEATLKRFYRSGADVKLVPANSTMQPMEYHASQVEIRGVVRGLMRSF; this comes from the coding sequence ATGCCCGAGACGCCCGACTCCGCTTCCGTGACCGATCTCTCCGGAGCCCGGTCCGCCGCGCTGACCCGCCGCCAGCGGGAGATCTTCGACTTCATCTCCGGCTTCGTGGCCGAGCAGGGATACTCGCCCAGTCTCGAGGAGATCGCGGCCGCCTTCGGGCTGTCCTCCGTCGCGACCGTCCACAAGCACGTGAAGCACCTCGTGGACAAGGGCTACCTCCGGAAGGCCTGGAACCGGTCGCGTTCCGTCGAGCCCGTTCCCGAGGAGGAAGCGCCGGAGAGCGTGCACCTTCCCATCCTGGGAACGGTCGCCGCGGGCCGTCCGATCGAGGCGATCGAGCCGGATGCCGCCGTCGCCGAACAGGTCGCGGTTCCCATGGAGATGGTCCCGGGCCGCACGGACCACTACGTGCTCCGGGTTCGGGGGGACTCGATGATCGAGGACCAGATCTGCGACGGGGACCTGGTGGTGATCGAAGGGCGGAGCGAGGCCCGGAACGGCGAGACGGTCGTGGCTCTGGTCGACGGCGACGAGGCGACGCTCAAGCGCTTCTACCGGTCCGGGGCGGACGTGAAGCTCGTGCCGGCCAACTCGACGATGCAGCCCATGGAGTACCACGCTTCGCAGGTCGAGATCCGTGGGGTGGTCCGGGGGCTGATGCGCAGCTTTTAG
- the groES gene encoding co-chaperone GroES, whose amino-acid sequence MKIRPLQDRILVKRVDEEETTSGGIIIPDSAKEKPQEGQVVAVGPGKTLDNGSVSEPGVKAGDRILFSKYAGTDVNVDGDDHIIIREDDVLAVYE is encoded by the coding sequence ATGAAGATCCGTCCGCTCCAGGACCGCATCCTCGTCAAGCGAGTCGACGAGGAAGAAACCACCAGCGGGGGCATCATCATCCCCGATTCCGCCAAGGAGAAGCCCCAGGAGGGCCAGGTGGTCGCTGTCGGCCCGGGCAAGACCCTCGACAACGGCTCGGTTTCCGAGCCCGGCGTGAAGGCCGGCGACCGCATCCTCTTCAGCAAGTACGCCGGCACCGACGTGAACGTCGACGGTGACGATCACATCATCATTCGCGAAGACGACGTCCTCGCGGTCTACGAGTAA
- the groL gene encoding chaperonin GroEL (60 kDa chaperone family; promotes refolding of misfolded polypeptides especially under stressful conditions; forms two stacked rings of heptamers to form a barrel-shaped 14mer; ends can be capped by GroES; misfolded proteins enter the barrel where they are refolded when GroES binds) has protein sequence MAKEVIFEQDARSKILEGVDGLANAVRVTLGPKGRNVIIDKSFGSPTITKDGVTVAKEIEFEDKFQNMGAQMVKEVASKTSDLAGDGTTTATVLAQAIFREGSKLVVAGMNPMDLKRGIDKAVAAIVEKLGTLAKPTRDSAEIAQVGTISANSDATIGEILAEAMSKVGQEGVITVEEGKSLETELDVVEGMQFDRGYLSPYFVTDPESMEAVLEEPLILLHEKKISNMKDLLPLLEQVARAGKPLLLVAEDIDGEALATLVVNKIRGTINVCAVKAPGFGDRRKAMLQDMAILTGGQVISEELGLKLENVTLKDLGQAKTVSIDKDNTTIIDGSGAKKDIEGRCQEIRNQVETTTSDYDREKLQERLAKLVGGVAVVKVGAATETEMKEKKARVEDALHATRAAVEEGIVPGGGVALIRCSAVLDDLQGDNEEQNAGINIIRRAIEAPLRFISENAGIEGSIVVDKVKGQKGNNGFNAATETYEDLVKAGVIDPAKVVRTSLQNAASVSGLLLTTEAMIADKPEPAGAGGGGMPDMGGMGGMPGMM, from the coding sequence ATGGCCAAGGAAGTCATTTTCGAGCAGGACGCCCGATCGAAGATCCTCGAGGGCGTGGATGGACTCGCGAACGCGGTCCGCGTGACGCTCGGCCCGAAGGGTCGCAACGTCATCATCGACAAGAGCTTCGGCTCCCCCACGATCACCAAGGACGGCGTGACCGTCGCCAAGGAGATCGAGTTCGAGGACAAGTTCCAGAACATGGGCGCCCAGATGGTCAAGGAGGTCGCTTCGAAGACCTCGGACCTCGCCGGTGACGGAACCACGACCGCTACGGTGCTCGCCCAGGCGATCTTCCGCGAGGGCAGCAAGCTCGTGGTCGCCGGCATGAACCCGATGGACCTCAAGCGCGGCATCGACAAGGCCGTCGCCGCCATCGTCGAGAAGCTCGGCACCCTCGCCAAGCCCACCCGCGACTCCGCCGAGATCGCCCAGGTCGGTACGATCTCCGCGAACAGCGACGCCACGATCGGCGAGATCCTCGCCGAGGCGATGAGCAAGGTCGGGCAGGAAGGCGTGATCACGGTCGAAGAGGGCAAGAGCCTCGAGACCGAGCTCGACGTCGTCGAGGGCATGCAGTTCGATCGCGGCTACCTCTCCCCGTACTTCGTGACGGACCCGGAGAGCATGGAAGCGGTCCTCGAGGAGCCCCTGATCCTGCTCCACGAGAAGAAGATCTCGAACATGAAGGACCTCCTTCCGCTGCTCGAGCAGGTCGCGCGCGCCGGCAAGCCGCTGCTCCTCGTCGCTGAGGACATCGACGGTGAGGCGCTTGCCACGCTCGTGGTGAACAAGATCCGCGGCACGATCAACGTGTGCGCGGTCAAGGCGCCCGGCTTCGGCGACCGCCGCAAGGCGATGCTCCAGGACATGGCGATCCTCACCGGTGGCCAGGTCATCTCCGAGGAGCTCGGTCTCAAGCTCGAGAACGTGACCCTCAAGGACCTCGGCCAGGCCAAGACCGTCTCGATCGACAAGGACAACACGACGATCATCGACGGCTCCGGCGCCAAGAAGGACATCGAGGGCCGCTGCCAGGAGATCCGCAATCAGGTCGAGACCACGACCTCCGACTACGATCGCGAGAAGCTCCAGGAGCGCCTCGCGAAGCTCGTCGGCGGCGTCGCGGTCGTGAAGGTCGGTGCTGCGACCGAGACCGAGATGAAGGAGAAGAAGGCGCGCGTCGAGGATGCGCTCCATGCCACTCGTGCTGCTGTCGAAGAGGGCATCGTCCCTGGCGGTGGCGTGGCCCTGATCCGCTGTTCGGCCGTCCTCGACGACCTGCAGGGTGACAACGAAGAGCAGAACGCGGGGATCAACATCATCCGCCGCGCCATCGAGGCTCCGCTCCGCTTCATCAGCGAGAACGCGGGCATCGAGGGCTCGATCGTCGTCGACAAGGTCAAGGGCCAGAAGGGCAACAACGGCTTCAACGCCGCGACGGAGACCTACGAGGACCTCGTCAAGGCCGGCGTCATCGACCCGGCCAAGGTGGTCCGCACCTCGCTGCAGAACGCGGCGTCGGTCTCCGGCCTCCTGCTCACGACGGAAGCCATGATCGCCGACAAGCCGGAGCCCGCGGGCGCCGGTGGTGGCGGCATGCCCGACATGGGTGGCATGGGCGGAATGCCGGGGATGATGTAA